In the Agrococcus sp. Marseille-Q4369 genome, one interval contains:
- a CDS encoding dihydrofolate reductase family protein — MRLVAHEFMTLDGVMQGPGGRDEDTEGGFRWGGWVGFGFDEAVGEAVSGWFERTDALLFGRRTYDMMAGYWPRVTDDGDPVAQRLNSAPKHVVSTTLRLDEAPWAGTESVIADDVPERIRALKSAGDGELQVHGSWLLLQTLIAEHLLDELRLIVFPVVVGAGKRVFDRVPQPTGFEVADARVAPSGAVAMSLTPAPFRTATYEVVDGREVMVEEERDDLD; from the coding sequence ATGCGACTGGTCGCGCACGAGTTCATGACCCTCGACGGCGTCATGCAGGGCCCCGGCGGCCGCGACGAGGACACCGAGGGCGGCTTCCGCTGGGGCGGCTGGGTCGGGTTCGGCTTCGACGAGGCGGTCGGCGAGGCCGTCTCGGGCTGGTTCGAGCGCACCGATGCGCTGCTCTTCGGCCGCCGCACCTACGACATGATGGCCGGCTACTGGCCGCGGGTGACCGACGACGGCGATCCCGTCGCGCAGCGGCTCAACTCCGCGCCGAAGCACGTCGTCTCGACGACGCTGCGGCTCGACGAGGCGCCCTGGGCCGGCACCGAGTCGGTCATCGCCGACGACGTGCCCGAGCGCATCCGCGCGCTCAAGTCGGCGGGCGACGGCGAGCTGCAGGTGCACGGCTCCTGGCTGCTGCTGCAGACCCTGATCGCCGAGCACCTGCTCGACGAGCTGCGGCTCATCGTCTTCCCCGTCGTCGTGGGCGCGGGCAAGCGCGTCTTCGACCGCGTCCCGCAGCCGACCGGGTTCGAGGTGGCGGATGCGCGAGTCGCGCCGAGCGGTGCCGTGGCGATGTCGCTCACCCCGGCGCCGTTCCGCACCGCGACCTACGAGGTCGTCGACGGCCGCGAGGTGATGGTCGAGGAGGAGCGCGACGACCTCGACTGA
- a CDS encoding HAMP domain-containing sensor histidine kinase: MADDAAERRPRRRPSIRLRIVAAAVAVVTAALGVGAATLVWTLERMLQASVAEQLADELDALAQGIDEGTIQTAALVQRDDDVLVALRSPTGVVVNTDAAAALPVPEGRAPMTATVDGERFVVVAAEAEAGTIVVARSLASVDDAARSATALLAVAVPLAVILVATVVWIVVDRALAHVDRMRAQVDDIDATGLDRRIEASSRGDELDRLAATMNRMLDRIEADARSRRRFVSDASHELRSPLASMRQFAELARAHPDAVAPGELSEVVLHEGERMHGIVEALLLLARLDERGRGKLQPVDLDGLALEELERTRALGLAVDGAALRAAPVEGDPRLLARATRNLVDNALRHARERVALGSVVRDGRAMLWVDDDGAGVPIEDRERVFERFVRLDEGRARDDGGSGLGLAIVRQVARTHGGDAWVTGAPLGGARFVLELPAAPEPRGA, translated from the coding sequence GTGGCTGACGACGCGGCCGAGCGGCGACCGCGCCGCCGCCCGTCCATCCGGCTGCGCATCGTCGCCGCCGCCGTCGCGGTCGTCACCGCCGCGCTCGGGGTCGGCGCCGCGACGCTCGTCTGGACGCTCGAGCGCATGCTGCAGGCATCCGTCGCCGAGCAGCTCGCCGACGAGCTCGACGCCCTCGCGCAAGGCATCGACGAGGGCACCATCCAGACCGCGGCGCTCGTGCAGCGCGACGACGACGTGCTCGTCGCGCTGCGCTCGCCGACCGGGGTCGTCGTCAACACCGACGCGGCTGCCGCGCTGCCGGTGCCGGAGGGGCGGGCACCGATGACCGCGACGGTCGACGGGGAGCGCTTCGTCGTGGTCGCGGCGGAGGCGGAGGCCGGCACGATCGTCGTCGCGCGATCGCTCGCATCGGTCGACGACGCCGCGCGCTCGGCGACCGCGCTGCTCGCGGTCGCGGTGCCGCTCGCCGTCATCCTCGTGGCGACGGTGGTGTGGATCGTCGTCGACCGCGCGCTCGCGCACGTCGACCGGATGCGGGCGCAAGTGGACGACATCGACGCGACCGGGCTCGACCGCCGCATCGAGGCGTCGAGCCGCGGCGATGAGCTCGACCGGCTCGCGGCGACCATGAACCGCATGCTCGACCGCATCGAGGCCGACGCGCGGTCGCGCCGCCGCTTCGTCTCGGATGCGTCGCACGAGCTGCGGTCGCCGCTCGCCTCGATGCGGCAGTTCGCCGAGCTCGCGCGCGCCCACCCGGACGCGGTCGCGCCGGGCGAGCTGTCGGAGGTCGTGCTGCACGAGGGCGAGCGGATGCACGGCATCGTCGAGGCGCTGCTGCTGCTCGCGAGGCTCGACGAGCGTGGCCGCGGGAAGCTGCAGCCGGTCGACCTCGACGGCCTCGCGCTCGAGGAGCTCGAGCGCACCCGCGCCCTCGGGCTCGCCGTGGACGGCGCCGCACTGCGCGCCGCGCCGGTCGAGGGCGACCCGCGGCTGCTCGCCCGGGCGACCCGCAACCTCGTCGACAACGCGCTGCGCCACGCGCGCGAGCGGGTCGCGCTCGGCTCGGTCGTGCGCGACGGCCGGGCGATGCTCTGGGTCGACGACGACGGCGCGGGCGTGCCGATCGAGGACCGGGAGCGCGTCTTCGAGCGCTTCGTGCGGCTCGACGAGGGGAGGGCCCGCGACGACGGCGGATCCGGGCTCGGCCTCGCGATCGTGCGGCAGGTGGCGCGGACCCACGGCGGTGACGCCTGGGTGACGGGCGCACCGCTCGGCGGGGCGCGGTTCGTGCTCGAGCTGCCGGCAGCGCCCGAGCCGCGCGGCGCCTGA
- a CDS encoding copper resistance CopC family protein: protein MLLIVAAAAAVILLPSHASVTGSTPANGDVVVEQPGTFSVVMNEEILAIEGASGANVMQLTGAEGLFYGDGCIAVEGGTIALDAELGGAGDYTLTYQLVSADGHAVDGVIDFAFEPASGAGGARGGEAAPVCGDSAPASSAPASPETGDSSSSSSPEATAAAETGAEDQAAEGGNLPLLVAGGIAAIVVATGIVFAIKRRSGRGGGGADPS from the coding sequence ATGCTGCTTATCGTTGCCGCCGCTGCGGCTGTCATCCTCCTGCCTTCCCACGCATCCGTCACCGGCTCGACTCCGGCCAACGGAGATGTGGTCGTGGAGCAGCCGGGCACGTTCAGCGTCGTGATGAACGAGGAGATCCTTGCGATCGAGGGGGCGAGCGGGGCCAACGTGATGCAGTTGACGGGCGCCGAGGGGTTGTTCTATGGCGATGGCTGCATCGCCGTAGAGGGCGGAACCATCGCGCTCGACGCCGAACTCGGTGGAGCTGGCGACTATACCTTGACGTATCAGCTCGTGTCGGCCGATGGACACGCGGTCGACGGTGTCATCGATTTCGCGTTCGAACCAGCATCGGGTGCTGGAGGTGCGAGGGGCGGTGAAGCCGCACCGGTGTGTGGAGACAGCGCTCCCGCGTCGTCGGCGCCCGCTTCCCCGGAGACGGGCGACAGTAGTTCATCGAGCTCGCCGGAGGCTACCGCGGCGGCTGAGACGGGTGCTGAGGACCAGGCGGCAGAGGGAGGCAACCTGCCGCTGTTGGTCGCCGGAGGGATCGCAGCGATTGTCGTGGCCACGGGGATCGTCTTCGCGATCAAGCGCCGCTCTGGCCGGGGGGGCGGGGGAGCCGACCCGAGCTAA
- a CDS encoding alpha/beta fold hydrolase, translating into MTDLHLTRLGERGSPVMLCHGLFGQGKNWTQIAKALADRHRVTLVDMPNHGRSGWTERLDYLEMADAVASAIDEPTALVGHSMGGKAAMLAALRHPEKVERLCVVDVSPVAYRSTDEFARYIDAMLAIDLSALGSRSEASEALAEAAPDPGVRGFLLQSLQREGDGWRWLPNLEVLRRDLAVLRGFPETDAVYDGPVLWIAGADSGYVRDEFAPQMEARFPNVRRVTIKGAGHWVHSEQPKVFAEVLARFVDAA; encoded by the coding sequence GTGACCGACCTGCACCTGACCCGCCTGGGCGAGCGCGGCTCGCCCGTCATGCTCTGCCACGGGCTCTTCGGGCAGGGCAAGAACTGGACGCAGATCGCGAAGGCGCTCGCCGACCGGCACCGCGTCACGCTCGTCGACATGCCGAACCACGGCCGCTCCGGCTGGACCGAGCGCCTCGACTACCTCGAGATGGCGGATGCGGTGGCGAGCGCGATCGACGAGCCGACAGCGCTCGTCGGCCACTCGATGGGCGGCAAGGCTGCGATGCTCGCCGCGCTGCGCCACCCCGAGAAGGTCGAGCGGCTGTGCGTCGTCGACGTCTCGCCCGTCGCCTACCGCTCGACCGACGAGTTCGCGCGCTACATCGACGCGATGCTCGCGATCGACCTGTCGGCGCTCGGCTCCCGCTCCGAGGCCAGCGAGGCGCTCGCCGAGGCCGCACCCGATCCGGGCGTGCGCGGCTTCCTGCTGCAGAGCCTGCAGCGCGAGGGCGACGGCTGGCGGTGGCTGCCGAACCTCGAGGTGCTGCGCCGCGACCTCGCGGTGCTGCGCGGCTTCCCGGAGACCGACGCCGTCTACGACGGCCCGGTGCTCTGGATCGCGGGCGCCGACTCGGGCTACGTGCGCGACGAGTTCGCTCCGCAGATGGAGGCGCGCTTCCCGAACGTGCGCCGCGTGACGATCAAGGGCGCGGGCCACTGGGTGCACTCCGAGCAGCCGAAGGTGTTCGCCGAGGTGCTCGCGCGCTTCGTCGACGCCGCCTGA
- a CDS encoding Hsp20/alpha crystallin family protein, with the protein MALTFDPFREMDRMTARLLSGAGGAAAASSWMPMDLYRSGDHYVVHVDLPGIDPGSIDLGIDAGTLTIQAERTIGGGDQRQWIAQERPAGRYMRQLSLGNDVDLDRIEASYEHGVLTLTIPVAERAKPRKIEVQHAGGGQTQIGTGEGSRSSESDSATAPAGSTS; encoded by the coding sequence ATGGCACTGACCTTCGACCCGTTCCGTGAGATGGACAGGATGACCGCTCGACTGCTGAGCGGCGCCGGTGGCGCCGCGGCGGCCTCGAGCTGGATGCCGATGGATCTCTACCGCTCCGGCGATCACTACGTCGTGCACGTCGACCTGCCGGGCATCGACCCGGGTTCGATCGACCTCGGCATCGACGCCGGCACGCTGACGATCCAGGCCGAGCGCACGATCGGCGGCGGCGACCAGCGGCAGTGGATCGCGCAGGAGCGGCCCGCCGGCCGCTACATGCGCCAGCTGAGCCTCGGCAACGACGTCGACCTCGACCGCATCGAGGCGTCGTACGAGCACGGCGTGCTCACGCTCACCATCCCGGTCGCCGAGCGCGCGAAGCCGCGCAAGATCGAGGTGCAGCACGCCGGCGGCGGGCAGACGCAGATCGGCACCGGCGAGGGCTCGCGCTCGAGCGAGAGCGACTCGGCGACGGCGCCCGCGGGCTCGACGAGCTGA
- a CDS encoding response regulator transcription factor codes for MRVLLVDDEVRLADGIRRGLLAEGMTVDVAHDGVDGLWRAREFAYDVVLLDVMMPGMSGYRVCQAMRAEGIWTPVLFLTAKDGEWDEVEGLDTGGDDWLTKPFSFPVLVARIRALARRGGRERPVVLEAGDLRLDPAARTAHRGDERLELSAREFAVLELLMRRRGEAVTKRELLDDVWSEDFEGDPNIVEVYVGRLRRKIDRPFGREAIQTVRAAGYRLAADGG; via the coding sequence ATGCGCGTGCTCCTGGTCGACGACGAGGTGCGCCTCGCCGACGGGATCCGGCGCGGCCTGCTCGCCGAGGGGATGACGGTCGACGTCGCGCACGACGGCGTCGACGGGCTGTGGCGCGCGCGAGAGTTCGCCTACGACGTCGTGCTGCTCGACGTGATGATGCCCGGCATGAGCGGCTATCGCGTGTGCCAGGCGATGCGCGCCGAGGGCATCTGGACGCCGGTGCTCTTCCTCACCGCCAAGGACGGCGAGTGGGATGAGGTCGAGGGGCTCGATACCGGCGGCGACGACTGGCTGACGAAGCCGTTCTCCTTCCCCGTGCTCGTCGCGCGCATCCGCGCCCTCGCGCGTCGCGGGGGCCGCGAGCGGCCGGTCGTGCTGGAGGCGGGCGACCTGCGGCTCGACCCGGCGGCGCGCACCGCGCATCGCGGCGACGAGCGGCTCGAGCTGAGCGCTCGCGAGTTCGCGGTGCTCGAGCTGCTGATGCGGCGGCGCGGCGAGGCGGTGACGAAGCGCGAGCTGCTCGACGACGTGTGGTCGGAGGACTTCGAGGGGGATCCGAACATCGTCGAGGTGTACGTCGGCCGGCTGCGGCGGAAGATCGACCGGCCGTTCGGGCGCGAGGCGATCCAGACCGTGCGCGCCGCGGGCTACCGGCTGGCGGCCGACGGTGGCTGA
- a CDS encoding ATP-binding protein has product MPAADEPLARVVLIGGASGSGKSRIAERSGLPVLRLDDFYREGDDPALPRLETGEVDWDHPGSWHRERALDALEQLARTGRTTAPVYDISRSATVGEHPVALDGARLFVAEGVFVAEVVAEAERRGILADALCVHRSRWLTMTLRFARDLRERRKSPAFLVKRGLILAGREPEIIARLTDAGCRPVRVRAARRMLAKAVAAR; this is encoded by the coding sequence ATGCCCGCCGCCGACGAGCCCCTCGCGCGCGTCGTGCTCATCGGCGGGGCCTCCGGCTCCGGCAAGTCGCGCATCGCCGAGCGCTCCGGGCTCCCGGTGCTGCGGCTCGACGACTTCTACCGCGAGGGCGACGACCCCGCGCTCCCTCGGCTCGAGACTGGCGAGGTCGACTGGGACCACCCCGGCTCGTGGCACCGCGAGCGGGCGCTCGACGCCCTCGAGCAGCTCGCCCGCACCGGCCGCACGACCGCGCCCGTCTACGACATCTCCCGCAGCGCGACCGTGGGCGAGCATCCCGTCGCGCTCGACGGCGCGCGCCTGTTCGTCGCCGAGGGGGTCTTCGTCGCCGAGGTCGTCGCCGAGGCCGAGCGGCGCGGCATCCTCGCCGACGCGCTGTGCGTGCACCGCTCGCGATGGCTCACGATGACGCTGCGCTTCGCCCGCGACCTGCGCGAGCGGCGCAAGAGCCCGGCGTTCCTCGTCAAGCGGGGCCTCATCCTCGCCGGCCGCGAGCCCGAGATCATCGCGAGGCTCACGGATGCGGGCTGCCGGCCCGTGCGCGTGCGCGCGGCCAGGCGCATGCTCGCGAAGGCCGTCGCGGCCCGCTGA
- a CDS encoding metalloregulator ArsR/SmtB family transcription factor: MDVEATDAFAHLFQAMADRSRLSVLQHLSLGEHRVRDLVEHLDLAQSTVSKHIAFLGECGLVDARIDGRSTWYALAEPVALGALIVAAERLLEATGSRYALCAHLTAAARSVEGASREEDVHGNDA, from the coding sequence TTGGATGTCGAAGCCACAGACGCGTTCGCGCATCTATTTCAGGCGATGGCCGATCGGTCCCGGCTGAGCGTGCTTCAGCATCTCTCCTTGGGTGAACACCGCGTGCGCGACCTGGTGGAGCACCTGGATCTTGCGCAGTCCACGGTCAGCAAGCACATCGCGTTTCTTGGCGAGTGTGGCTTGGTCGATGCGCGGATCGACGGGCGGTCAACCTGGTATGCGTTGGCGGAGCCGGTGGCGCTCGGCGCTTTGATTGTCGCGGCAGAGCGGCTGCTTGAGGCTACCGGCTCGCGGTATGCGCTTTGCGCGCATCTGACCGCGGCCGCGCGCAGCGTCGAGGGCGCTTCACGGGAGGAGGATGTGCATGGGAACGACGCATAG
- a CDS encoding M23 family metallopeptidase, with translation MRERERAAAKIAQTAAEARTSARATVAEGSPPIYTSRRAIREAATRTARAIPVQLAEPARASHIVVDAAALGNGGEHVPTIRAARVLPLRAAPPAPPSRPSDTASRRLRRIARKVTAGAALLFIGSLVVVTSLPAQAMQLPAELDPEVAQLEPDVQALDPVTAEATTLFARDEIIVNDPLEAALMSPEERAAIQVVADTERGGTYYGGSPAFPDAWSMLETDYVQTPFPQISQLPISSGFGYRSGGMHGGTDIPLPPGQEIRPIANGVVSAVWQGNNPGGGGYAVFVDHNINGQFVQSWYPHMQAGSIRVEVGQVVDVSTVVGQVGSTGRSTGPHLHLELKNSDYVSFDPLLWLQTRETRLESR, from the coding sequence ATGCGCGAGCGCGAGCGTGCTGCTGCGAAGATCGCGCAGACCGCGGCGGAAGCTCGTACTAGCGCGCGGGCCACCGTGGCGGAGGGCTCGCCACCGATCTACACGAGCCGCCGCGCCATCCGCGAAGCCGCCACGCGCACGGCGCGCGCCATCCCTGTCCAGCTTGCCGAGCCGGCGCGCGCTTCGCACATCGTCGTCGACGCCGCGGCGCTGGGAAACGGCGGCGAGCATGTTCCCACCATTCGGGCCGCTCGCGTATTGCCGCTCCGGGCCGCCCCTCCTGCCCCGCCGTCGCGCCCATCCGACACGGCGTCCAGGCGCCTCCGCCGGATCGCGCGGAAGGTGACCGCCGGTGCGGCCCTGCTGTTCATCGGCTCGCTCGTCGTCGTCACGTCCTTGCCCGCCCAAGCGATGCAGCTTCCCGCCGAGCTCGATCCCGAGGTCGCGCAGCTCGAACCGGATGTGCAAGCACTGGATCCCGTCACCGCGGAGGCGACGACCCTCTTCGCCCGCGACGAGATCATCGTCAACGACCCCCTCGAAGCGGCGCTGATGTCACCCGAGGAACGAGCCGCAATCCAGGTGGTCGCGGACACGGAGCGCGGCGGCACGTACTACGGCGGGAGCCCCGCCTTCCCCGATGCCTGGTCGATGCTCGAGACCGACTATGTGCAGACACCGTTTCCGCAGATTTCGCAGCTGCCGATCTCGAGTGGCTTCGGATACCGGTCCGGTGGCATGCACGGTGGCACCGACATCCCGCTTCCCCCTGGGCAGGAGATCCGCCCGATCGCTAACGGCGTCGTCTCAGCCGTCTGGCAGGGCAACAACCCGGGCGGCGGCGGCTATGCCGTCTTCGTGGACCACAACATCAACGGTCAATTCGTGCAGTCCTGGTACCCGCACATGCAGGCGGGGTCCATCCGGGTCGAAGTCGGTCAGGTCGTCGACGTGTCGACTGTCGTCGGTCAGGTCGGCAGCACCGGCAGATCCACCGGACCGCACCTGCACCTCGAACTGAAGAACAGCGACTACGTGTCCTTCGACCCCCTGCTCTGGTTGCAGACCCGCGAAACGCGGCTCGAGAGCCGTTAG
- a CDS encoding signal peptidase II has product MSAREDGTRAAESTMAHAGPPGGRSRTTPRRALGIAVAVAGVGLILDQGTKALASAQLQPGHRVPLVGDLLGLSLVSNPGAAFSIGSGATWVFTITAAAAVIVTIGFATRLRGVRWGLTLGLILGGAGGNLVDRLVNPPSFGHGHVTDFIAYGDLFVGNVADILVLAGVALLCLLLFKSDRAGIVQDRERRGRPQFAAREGRPFSRNERED; this is encoded by the coding sequence ATGAGCGCGCGAGAGGACGGGACACGCGCCGCCGAGTCAACCATGGCGCACGCCGGGCCGCCGGGGGGCAGGTCCAGGACTACCCCCCGGCGCGCGCTCGGCATCGCCGTCGCCGTCGCTGGAGTCGGGCTGATCCTCGACCAGGGGACGAAAGCGCTCGCGTCGGCCCAGCTGCAGCCGGGCCATCGCGTCCCGCTCGTCGGCGACTTGCTGGGTCTGTCGTTGGTCTCCAACCCCGGAGCCGCGTTCTCGATCGGTTCCGGCGCCACATGGGTGTTCACGATCACCGCCGCCGCCGCGGTCATCGTGACGATCGGTTTCGCCACGCGACTGCGCGGCGTTCGGTGGGGCCTCACCCTGGGGCTGATCCTCGGCGGTGCGGGCGGCAATCTCGTCGACCGGCTCGTGAACCCGCCGTCGTTCGGGCACGGGCACGTCACGGACTTCATCGCGTACGGGGACCTCTTCGTCGGGAACGTCGCCGACATCCTCGTCCTCGCCGGGGTCGCACTCCTCTGCCTGCTTCTCTTCAAGTCGGACCGGGCAGGAATCGTGCAGGACCGGGAGCGCCGGGGTCGCCCTCAGTTCGCCGCCCGCGAAGGGCGGCCATTCTCGAGGAACGAGCGAGAGGATTGA
- a CDS encoding cation diffusion facilitator family transporter has product MGTTHSHGSSSGTGEAGDFRVRLGIAFGLTITIVVAQLIGSIVTGSLALLTDTAHAITDASGLLVALIAATLMRQPSTSKRTWGFRRIEVIAALGQATLLLAVGVYAAVEGIRRLFEPPEIPASELIVFGVVGLVVNIIAIVVLSANRGANFNMRAAFLEVLNDALGSLGVIAAAIIIWTTGFQQADAIAGLFIAALIAPRAFLLMKETAGVLMEFTPKGLDLDEVRRHILELEHVVAVHDLHASTVATGLPTISAHVVVDDECFTDGHAAEVLQDIQQCVAGHFSIAVPHSTFQIETARISEQEATGVRHP; this is encoded by the coding sequence ATGGGAACGACGCATAGCCACGGGTCGAGCAGCGGCACTGGGGAGGCGGGTGACTTCCGAGTCCGGCTCGGCATCGCTTTCGGTCTCACGATCACAATCGTTGTTGCGCAGTTGATCGGCTCTATCGTGACGGGGAGCCTCGCGCTTCTCACCGACACGGCGCACGCCATTACTGACGCCTCAGGGCTGTTGGTCGCGCTGATCGCGGCGACACTCATGCGGCAACCGTCAACGTCAAAGCGAACATGGGGATTCAGGCGCATCGAGGTAATCGCTGCACTGGGGCAGGCCACGCTGCTGCTCGCCGTGGGCGTGTATGCGGCCGTCGAAGGCATTCGTCGGCTCTTCGAGCCTCCCGAGATCCCAGCATCCGAGTTGATCGTGTTCGGCGTGGTCGGACTCGTCGTGAACATCATCGCGATCGTGGTGCTCTCCGCGAATCGCGGCGCGAACTTCAACATGCGGGCCGCGTTCCTCGAGGTGCTGAACGATGCGCTGGGTTCCCTCGGCGTCATCGCCGCCGCAATCATCATCTGGACGACCGGCTTCCAGCAGGCGGACGCGATCGCCGGCCTCTTCATCGCCGCGCTGATCGCGCCGCGAGCGTTCCTCCTGATGAAGGAGACCGCGGGTGTACTCATGGAGTTCACCCCGAAGGGGCTCGACCTTGACGAGGTCCGTCGCCACATCCTCGAGCTCGAGCACGTGGTCGCTGTCCACGACCTGCACGCCTCCACCGTCGCGACAGGATTGCCGACGATCAGCGCGCACGTGGTGGTCGACGACGAGTGCTTCACCGACGGGCACGCAGCCGAAGTCCTCCAGGACATTCAACAGTGTGTCGCCGGGCACTTTTCGATCGCGGTGCCGCATTCGACCTTCCAGATCGAGACCGCGCGGATCAGTGAGCAGGAGGCGACTGGCGTCAGGCATCCGTAG
- a CDS encoding M23 family metallopeptidase: protein MAATVAVGAMVATLIAPGVPRADAVDEYGFPTWAEVEAARGNVSAKNQQISEIRALISQLETDAVNAQALSDQRAAEAIEAQRVYDEAVAVAERLQEQADEATASAEQSQLAAGQLAAQLARSGGTGDMSAELFANPGSADTWLHRLDMMDRAAGTADTLYEQAQQDANTAQALQDQAAVARDELQALKVTADEAYAVAQAAAIAAQEAVEAQQERRVELEAQLEVLVEDRAATEDDYQAGQRHRAWLAEQERLRLEREAREREEARQRALEEQRRLAEQAAQNGGGSGGGGSVPPTGPSSSGWVTPHYGRFTSAYGWRNDPLGQLGRKLHAGVDIAAGCGTPIYAVADGTVALRSRDTYGANMLYIDHGGGVQSEYFHMIRPANVYPGQRVSAGQVVAYEGSTGYSTGCHLHFQLRVGGTLTNPESFLNSRGVSLR, encoded by the coding sequence ATGGCCGCGACCGTCGCCGTGGGTGCCATGGTTGCGACGTTGATCGCGCCGGGCGTGCCGCGGGCCGATGCTGTCGACGAGTACGGCTTCCCGACCTGGGCGGAGGTCGAGGCCGCCCGCGGCAATGTGAGCGCCAAGAACCAGCAGATCAGCGAGATCCGCGCCCTCATCTCGCAATTGGAGACCGACGCGGTCAACGCGCAGGCCCTCTCCGACCAGCGCGCTGCCGAGGCGATCGAGGCCCAGCGCGTCTACGACGAGGCCGTCGCGGTCGCCGAGCGGCTGCAGGAACAGGCCGACGAGGCCACGGCGAGTGCCGAGCAGTCACAGCTCGCTGCTGGCCAGCTCGCCGCCCAGCTCGCGCGCTCCGGCGGCACGGGCGACATGAGCGCCGAACTCTTCGCCAACCCCGGTTCCGCCGACACCTGGCTCCACCGCCTCGACATGATGGATCGCGCTGCCGGCACCGCAGACACGCTCTACGAGCAGGCGCAGCAAGATGCCAACACCGCGCAGGCGCTGCAGGACCAGGCCGCGGTCGCCCGCGACGAGCTCCAGGCGCTCAAGGTCACCGCTGATGAGGCCTACGCAGTGGCACAGGCTGCGGCGATCGCGGCGCAAGAGGCCGTCGAGGCCCAGCAGGAGCGGCGGGTCGAGCTCGAAGCGCAGCTCGAGGTGCTGGTCGAGGACCGTGCCGCGACCGAGGACGACTACCAGGCAGGGCAGCGTCACCGCGCGTGGCTAGCCGAGCAGGAGCGGCTACGGCTTGAACGTGAGGCGCGTGAGCGCGAGGAGGCCCGCCAACGCGCGCTCGAGGAGCAGCGACGGCTCGCCGAGCAGGCCGCTCAGAATGGTGGCGGGTCGGGTGGCGGCGGCTCCGTGCCGCCGACTGGCCCGAGCAGCAGCGGCTGGGTCACGCCGCACTACGGCCGCTTCACTTCTGCCTACGGCTGGCGCAACGACCCGCTCGGGCAGCTGGGCCGCAAGTTGCACGCCGGCGTGGATATCGCCGCCGGCTGCGGCACCCCGATCTACGCGGTCGCCGACGGCACCGTCGCGCTGCGCTCGCGCGACACCTATGGCGCGAACATGCTCTACATCGACCACGGCGGCGGCGTGCAGAGCGAGTACTTCCACATGATCCGCCCCGCGAACGTCTATCCCGGGCAGCGCGTGAGCGCTGGACAGGTGGTCGCCTACGAGGGCTCGACGGGCTACTCGACGGGCTGTCACCTGCACTTCCAGCTGCGCGTCGGCGGTACACTCACCAACCCGGAGTCGTTCTTGAACTCGCGCGGAGTCTCCCTACGCTGA